Genomic segment of Juglans microcarpa x Juglans regia isolate MS1-56 chromosome 7S, Jm3101_v1.0, whole genome shotgun sequence:
aaaggaaacaaagCTAATGTTTCCGTCGCAATTTGGCATGCTTCCTTTAAAGAGATATATTAAAGatgaatagataaaaaataaataaagaaaaatataaagttatGCAAAAACACTAACCCTAGAAACAGATATACTTTAGAGAGATACCTAACCAGGACTTGGTTTCTTTAATATTAGCCCAAAGTACGGCTTCCTTCTCTCCAGACTTCCTGCTTTTAAACAACAAAAAGGTCAAAAAATTGAATCATATCCCTTAACCTTTATCCAGCCATTCTTTGCTCTTAGGCCTTAACCACCAATTTCCAACTTCACTAATGTCAACTTCTCCACTTGACCTTCACCATCAAAAAGTAGCCcgcaaaaaaattttatgtaccTTCCGAAATCTTTTAACCTATCTCAATAAGTAAAAAAGAATTCACTTTGTTTAAACTACGAGCTGATCAAGCTGCATCTGCTCAAGCCAAGCTCCTAAAACAGAATGATCAGTTGATTCACTTTGAGAATTAGAATTCAAACCTTCACCTGATGCTGCAGCCCTTGAGACTGGAACTGCAAAATTCTCTTCCGTCATCTCAGTTGGTGACTCCTTAACTAATGATTGGACCCATGACAAATCAGGCTCCTCCCCATTGTTAGCAAGCTCAAACGACGATGATCTCCTTAGTCGCCCCACTTCATCTCTAttaaccaacaaatccaattttCCATTTGGGGATGATCCCCAGTTTGCCCAAGAATCAGCAGGAGAACCAACAATGGAGGCATGGTTATTGCTTCCAAGATCCCTCGAGCTGAGGCTGCGCAGCTGCTGATGCTGCTTCTCACGCTGAGCAAATGCAGAGAGATGAGAACCCATTGGGGAGATTGGCTCCACATTTCTTGGAGACATCCTTCCTGGGGATGGGATACCGAATGAAGCCTGTAAAAAAGGGTGATCGACATTTTTTGGGGAGAAAACATTTGTGTTGATGGGCGATAACATGCCCTGCTGCTGTTGGAATTGATTAAGAACAGCAGATTTGTGAGTAGGAGAAAAAACAGCAGAAGCTGCAGCATCAGAATACCGGGGGGACAAAGAGATCTCAGCAGAAAATAGCTCTTCAAGGTTTGAAGGTGTTAGTGTCTTGGATCGACCTGGACGGTTAGCAGAGACATTATTTGACCAGGACTGTGAAAAACAAGTCAGGTCATTTAAAGGATGTTGTGGGGCATCAAAATCCAGCATCACATTCATATCATCAGGCATAATGTCTCGAGCACTAAGGGAAGATCTCAAGCGACTGGATTGAAGGTTGCTTCCGGGAAGATTAAGGGCTGGTACATTTGGATGGGGCCACGCCATAACTGAGTGTGAAATGCCATTATTTGCAGATGGAGACATAGGTTGAGCAAATGGGGAAGGCGACATGGCAGAGATTGATGATGGAGACCCCGGTAAAAGGCTCATTGCAGCAGCCATGTCCATGACACTATGAGCAGAGGCAGACGTGCGGGGAGATGGGACAGCAGATCCAGTGGATACATACAACGGACGGAGCTCCTCAGCTGTGTGAGCAAAAAAACAGACCCGTCTATTGCAGCTGGTACCATCCTTGCACAGCCGGGTCCGGTATTGAGCCGGGTGCAGCCAGCACTCAAAAACTCCATGAGCATATTCACACATATCAGCACGCCTACAAGCCCCCTTCCGGAAATCAGGGCAAGGGACACAGCTATAATGGTACTTCCTTGGGTCTCTTCTCCGAGCATTTTCTCCAGGGTGCACAAAAGGGCACTCAGTCCAGTCATGTGAGTAAGCTCGAGAACAAGGGCGAACCTTGAATGAAAACATGCGAAATTCATCCGTCGCGTAGATACTATTTTTAATGTCAGGGAGTGATGGATCCACAGGGTACTCTTTTTTCTCCAATGCAGAACTAACAGGTGTTTCATAAAACTTTGAAGCCATTGGAGAAGATACCATCCCTGAAGGAGAAGATGACAATACGTTTTCTGGGGATGACGAAAGGGCTGGTGAGTCAGAACGAGAGGAACTACTAGATACTTGCAGATTGCGCTCACAAACAGAGCCATCAGAAGCACTGTTAGAAAGGAGTTCTTCAAGAGCCACTCTCATGCTTTGCAACATTGGAGGAACAACAACAACATCGATTGGGCGGAGGCCATTGGAATCAGTATGATTTGGATCGGCACCCATTAATAAAAGCATCTTAACAACATTAACTGCGTTAACTGATCCACCAGAAGCAGCACAGTGAAGAGCAGTGGTTTTATCTTGGCCACACGAGAAATTTACATCCGCCACAGAATgcgatattataaatttaataacatCAACACTGCCATAGGTAGCAGCAACCATTAATGGAGTTCTATGTTCGAGAACAATCTGTTTTGAGCCTTTCTGGCGTACATACCAGAGTCCAGCCTCATCAATTGAAGCATCCATCTCTGCAGATCGCTTAAAGCCTTCAACATCATTATTAGCAGCAAGATCAAGTAAGCTGAAAAGAGAATCTTCTGTTTGAGCAGCTAGGTTATTCATGTCTTTGGTGTAAGATGTGGTGTCTACAGTTATCCCAGATGGAGTGGATGACGATTTAGATTGTTCCGGGCCACTGCACATGCTTCAATTAGCTGGAACACGGCATCCAAATAGGAAAAAAACTGTATTAGAATTCATTTAACTGAAAGGACAATATCAAACCTAAAGAAAACATATTGGAAATGGATGCACGTCCATATCCATATCTTATGTCTAACAATGTAGCAGAAAATTTTCAGGCCTCCTGattgaaagaaaacaacaaataaatcaaattgaCTGACCCAATTGTTCCTCATTTCTAGGAGTAGCGCAGagaatttcatattttcttttccttcctacGATTGCcccaggaaaaaaataaaataaaattttaagagaaTGGAAAAAATTACTGGAATTGTATTCCTCGGTGAAATTGCAAGTTACAAGTTCAATGAGTCACAATCTCTGGACTGAGCCAACAAAGACCTaagcaaattatatattttccacACACAAAAAACATTACCTTGTTTTCCTTTCCGAAATTTTCCCAGGCAAAAAGAGCAATGGAAAACTAACAGAAACATGGAAAGCTGTCAATCAATTCTCAAGAGTCCATAAACTCGTGAAGGGGAAAAAGTGGAAAATTGGTAATCGAGCAATACCCAAACTCATACGAGAACCTACAGATAGCTCTCGAATCATAACTAATTTAAAACACATCTACTTATGAAGTAAAGTTAGCAAAGAAACAATTATTCACCAAATTATATTCCTTAAACTCAAGAATTTAGTAGATAGCCCTTACCAGAAGCAGAAACCCGAgcaaaaaatcaacaacaaatcTTAACAGTTCAGGTCATGCATTAGATCTGCGGTAATCTACCGTCATCTAGATTTAAATCTATTATAGCAATGGTCCTCTGGAAAAAGAGAACACATAATCGTACTTGTTCTTCTCAAACAAAAACGAAGATCCTCCTAATATCACGAGAAAGAATATAAATAGAAACTTACACTCTCTTAAAAAACGTAATATTTTtccaagagagagaaaaaaaaatcagacaaGAAATGAAGAATTTGTAAATCACTCAAATACATGATTCATTCCGCTCCAAAATCACCgaatgttttgaggaaaaaactTTCGAAAAAGTGTATACTTTCGgactaaaaagtaaaattcaacTTCCAGGTTTTCCCGACTTCAAATCAAGCGGACTcaagttaaaactttatatTACAGTCGGtcgaaacaataaaaattaaacattccagataatttttcctctcttttcctccatttttgtCCACCTTTCCCggaaaccaaacaaagaaagcaattcAAGATCAGACCAAAAAACACCTTCACACAATCACTCAAAAATGCATAGAATTCAAAATCAGAGACAACGACTTGGATTGACTACAAGTGCTTGAACTATTCcagtaaaacaagaaaattaccAACGAATACTGAAGACTAATGAAGGACAGAACTCACAAATATCCCCATGTAAAATACTGTATATTGGAAATAAATTCCCTTCGAAGCAAACAGAGGCAGATAAAAATTCCAAACACGAAGCGTTGTAGAATATAAAACTCACCGATTATCAGTACGGGATCAAAGTCAAACAAAAGATCTGGAGGGGTAAATGAGCTACAAGCACGGCTCGCTCATCGATGAAGCGGCGAAACTGTCTGGAAGAGAGAGCAATACAACAACAACAgcgaagaagaagataaggaagaGCGACACACTGTAGCTTCCATTTCTATCAACAATAAATAGTGTCGAAGAAACAAAGGAGAATGGGAGAGAATCGGGGAGAGAAATGGAAATGAACgaaataaagagagaattgTGGCGAACGGGGTGGGGGATATAGGACAGGGACGAGCGATGAAATGAAATGGCATTGAAATGCACGAGAGATGAAGTCCAAGTTTGAAGTGGGGGAGGGGAACGGGTGACCTATTGGGCCGGTGGGAGGGAAAAGGGAACAGACTTGCAGAGGAGGCAGACGGGGTTAGTGGAGGAGAGTGGGTGACCGGTGGAGTAGGTGGATAGTGGAGTGGACGTGTTGGAGATGGAGTAAAATAGATTGGAATTGGGGGGGTTTGGAGTCCACAAATGATAAGCTGCGACgtgttatttatattatataataaatcagTTATAATTCATTCGACCGCCTCGTCCGTCTTTAAGATGAGatgttattaaaataaaaaaattaaataaaatattattaaaatatatttttttaatattatttttattttaaaatttaaaaaaatcaaattatttattttaatttgtgtactaatttataaaatttataataattaagctTTAATTTAGATTAGAAattcacatcaactcatctcattttattattataattttttaaaaatttttacataaaatataataaataatttaatttttaaaattttaaaataataataatattaaaaaataataatttattttattattcaaaaatatctcaattaatctctaaatataagataaataagatgagttaaaataaattataaaaacaacGAGTGTGGGGGGCATCGAGTCCAAGATAAACAGAGGcatttttgtgttgttttgtttattgaataaaaatataattaatagtttataaataataataaaatagtcaCTTATCAAAAACAGATTATGTATTTTGTCGAGACCTATCCTGTTTGTGGACACAGCATTTTTGCCATGTTTTTCCCAAAAGATAGTGAACATGGAAACTCAATATTAGATAGTATACATTTTATCATTTGAATACTTCACATTGATATGTCATATGACCTATCTCTTATagaaggtgaaaaaaatgttttgaataaaaaattataatattatgtaaCATGAAAAAGTCTTCGATTTGAATTTGGCTTAAAAGAACAAGTCATGCTATGCACACTGCACACACTGATGTTGTACATAAATAGAGATATAAACactgatttatattttattgttcatgttttttttttttttatatgcgtGTAAGAAAATGAGGCTGTCAAAGGACAAAGTTATTCGTTGAAGATTGGCTTTTGCATGTTAAGAGTGACGTGGCAAATTGGTTGTTAAGTGTTCACTCATTTAAAAATGAGAATTAGAACATGTGCCAACCATTAAAGATAATGTCTAACTTAGTATAATTTGATCTAGGTTGATGTTGGATGATTAACACGTGTCccatatacatacaataacaaGCATGTCTTTTTGTAGCTAAGGTGTTGATAATGCCACCTCAACTACCTTAGAAAAACAAGGTAGACAGAGATTAGCAAAGAACAACCCCCCTTTTTTCAAAAGCATTTCTTGGTCCCTTTTAACCACCAATCTAGCTATCTAGTACTGGACTTTCTTATCAAGCATCAGATCCACGAATGTGAAAATGACCTATATTTTGGCCATTTCAATTAGCTCCCTCTCCTGGGAACCAAtcccaaactttattttttttatttttttgtctctttATCTCGTCACCGCACACTCGGCATGTCCCATAATTCATTAATTCttccttaaaaataaatgaattataaaggcccacttaaaaggaaaaagaacccAAGAAGTAACCGGaaccgttaaaaaaaaaagggcccaATCCAGCAGGCCCATAAAAGGGAGACGGGCAGCACGAAAGATAAAGGGGCCAGAACAAATGATAGTTACATGGCCGTTTCTTGGGCAgtcttttgaaaaagttaagagaaatctctctctttttttattttattttatatttttcataataaaaagtaatttgcTATCGtggattttaattaatttaatgtttGAAAAGATCACTTTGCACAAAACTTGGCATGAAATTTGTACGGAACCTTTCCATATATACAAGCACGAACTACAAGGagcttaattataaaaaaataaaaagacccaaaaaagaaggaaaaaaaaaacactaattactcccaaattattattattattattttaggtatTAGTAGTTGATGAGATGATACAAACCTTAACTTGggatccatgcatgcataaaagTGGCGGGAGTTGTTTAATTCTAATTCTGCCtacggaaaagaaaaagaaaaagaaaaatcactcTCTCCAAAAGCACATgactaaactaattaattaattatatatgattccTTGGCGTTGGCGCTGATCCCCTTCATACAAAGTTTACGTGCAAGTTGCTTCAATCCCTTATTCATGTGGGCcctcttctcatttttctccGCTAATTTTCTCTCTGCCTCTAATTCCTCCTCTTCCAACTGCAAACACAGCTGATCATACAAACATATGCAGGAAgctcatcatatatatatatatatatatatatatatatatatatatactccttCATGATCGATCAAACTAGTGTTAGTATGCATCCatgcattaataattaattaattgattcaatttcatatattttttttcgttACCTTCAGCACACGGTCCTCTACTAGTTCAATCCTCTCGATGAGCGTTCCTTTGACTTCAGTCTCAATTATGACGTGCTCGATCGGACGGCTTTTCTTCTCCAGGCTCTTTGGAGAGAGATCCGTGGATGATGCATGGCCGTCGCTCGTTTGCGTCCCGCTTGATGCGATTGATGCACAAGAGCTCTTTGGGGATGATCTGACGTTGCAACCTCTAATTTCCTCCAAATGCCTCAACTGATCATCATCgtgccaaaaaaaataaaaaaaaaatgttatacaacatgaaacataaacatatatacaaaaaaagctTTATACGAACACCCACCATGTTATCCAAACGATCAAGCCTAAAAGTAATGGGCTCCTCCACGATGGCCATTGCCGAGACCCTACACAACGCATGCAATACTCAAAAAACTAGGGTACTTGTTGCGACCTTTCCTACCCCGAAAACTGGCAATTATGGAGCTGTTTGGACTACTAAGGTTCCCTTTAAAAGGATAAGATCGTGTGATGTAAAAATTACTACATCTCGCCACGAATCGGTGGAACTAAACGACACGTGTTACGCTGATGTCGGGAATGTCATGGTTAATTATTAGGATGAGTGTGTATGAGCAGAGGGCCAAGTCAATATAAGAGGAATCGGCACGTGTGGTTTTCTGTGATTTTCTCTAAAGGTTGtgtcaaacatatatatagacatgcATGTTAgatggataaagatgatgatgagAGAGTTTCGTTAATATTTGTTTCGAAGGGAAGCTGGGTACAAGGGGTCGTGCGTTTTGTTAGCCTGCATGCAGTTTCACATACATTTATGGaatacaatcactttaaaaaagaataaattttacaattaaaaaattattattttttcatatatatcctatatttatttactttttttcaaaatgattacataatgcttacacactcacgactgcaactttTCACTAAAAATTAAGACCGGTTACTAGCTAGTTGAAAAATGCCGCGGCCTGCAGAACGATAAAAGGTTGCATACAAATTACTTGgatatataaagaataattaaaTCGGTTCCATAAGTAGTGTCCGGCCATAGTTCTCAGAACAATTTATGTCCAAACTAATACATAAAATAACTCCTGTAACAACAAAATGATCACCTATGATCTGCACATATACGTACGTAAActcccaagtacacatgaaatAAGCTGATCACATACAACAACAGGTTACGGCAAAATTAAATATGAGAATTAACTTAACTCCCACCTCTCAAACTTGTGTTGGCATGAACAAGGAGATCACCTAAATAGCTTAAGAACGATTTTTTGGTGTTCCAAGCAGTCGTCATTCTAGCAGTTGATCCCACACAGCTCTATATCTGGACCTGTAACTCTGGTGGTAAATGGATCGATCCGCACCCATAACAAGGAGAAGATGGAAGCAAGGAGAATCGACCAGACAACAACAATGGTGGGTGTTCGGTTCTGGCGACCCATTAAACCCTTAAGGAAGGGATACAGATGTATGATCACCCAAAAGGCAAAGAAAAGCTTGCCAAAGAGCGGACCCCATGATTGGTAACCACTGTTAATGGCATAGGAGATGCCCGCAACGACCCCAACCAAGTTTATGATGAGGAGTGTTGTTGGTGGGATGAGTAGGGTTGTCCACTTAAACATGTACAGTTCAGCAAAGTCTCCATCTTCATCTGATGCCTTGGATGTAACTGTGAAGTTGGTGTCTATTCCAGCGAGCACTTTTAGCAAACCTTGGAAAACGGCAAAGAGATGGGCTGAAACACCACCGATAACCCAAAACTGTTCATTTCTCCACCATTCGTCAATTCCAACCCCACTCCACCTCATTTCTAGAATACCAGTAGCAAAGATGGAAAGAAAGAGTGATATAAACCATATACTTGCAATGTTACTGATCTGCAAGCAAAATGAGACGAGCAAAAGAATTTAGAACATTCCAAAGACTGCCGCAttatgaaataatattcatattaCACACAAACTAGACCATGCTAAAATTGATTCGAGTGTTCACAAAGAAACATGAAAGTTTGTGTGAAGGTTGTGAGAAGAATGCATTCCTTTCCCAATAAATCACTGCTCTGTAAATCCCGCTATCACTAAATAATGAATGCATGCCATGTTACTTTGTTTTagaggtaaaataaaataatgcatgtCATGTTAATTGTGGAAATGTGAACTCCTACTGCAAATTTAAATGTTCgccataaaatattttgaagccAAATCACTACTAACTCACAAATACATGACCTGCAAGCTTTTGTAAGATGCAGGGATTGCAGCAAGGATTACTGCCAGGAAAGTCAAAAGTACCCCATACAATGAAAATACATGCGATGAATTTGGTCATATGACGAACCTGTGGAATGATGAACTTGTTAGTAAGTAGACAGACAGCTGGCAAAGTGCAATACATAAGAAGAGGAATGGCAGTGATTGGATAGATGGTGGTGTTCACATATGCGAATCTCTCCAGCCATTTAAGCCTGCCACCATAGCCATACCATATGGGGCAGTGTCTGCTGAGAAGAATTTCCACAGAACCCAGAGCCCATCGAAGCACTTGGTTCAGTCGATCAGAAAGATTAATAGGAGCAGACCCTTTAAAGGCAGGGCGCTTGGGCATGCAGTAAATTGATCGCCAACCacgagcatgcatcttgaatcCTGTAAGAATATCTTCTGTAACAGAACCATAAATCCATCCTATCTGCAGTAAAAAACATATCATGgtgagagaaaataaataacaatattttaccatATCTAATGAGACAACAAAACTCAACACAACTTGGGTAGACCACACACACAGAATATAAGTGAAGATGTCATGTTTGTCATTTAATGGATGGTTACTACAGGGACTCAATATCAGCAGAGAAGTGCTACCCATCAAGAAATTGCAAGGTAGTTAAGAGGGAGGAGgattaagaaaaaagataacaaaagcTAGATGtaaaaaaactttttctctGCTTTAAGAATTCATCAAGGAAAAAGCATGGTCTTGACTCCTGATTGAGAGCATCTTAGTGGTTGATGGATATTTGAACAGACTTGTAGCTTTAGAAAGTCTtgaacacccccccccccccccccaaaaaaaaaataaataaataaataaaaaataaaacaaaagcacTGCAGGTGCCATAAATTCCAAGTATGAACCCAGAATTAACAAAAGTTGATTGATTGATATTATGTGTGGCAGACAACAAGAACTCATTAGGATGAGGAAATTACATTTCATGTAGTTTACACAAGTCTCCAATGCCTCGAAAACTAAGTTAAGGGAAGAGAAGCATCCTGACACCTAGGGGTGACTTCAGTcgtacttaattttatttttttgataagtacttcAGTCGTGCTTAAATGAATATCAGAAAAGAACTAGCTGCACcaatcatttttcttcaacaTACATTGGTTTTTTGACAATACAGAAAAAGGCTCCTGTGTATTTATTTCCTCAGTCTCTCAGACATACTTAATCGTGATGCAAATCTCTATGGCCAAAGGCATACTCTACCTGTGCACACTTGGTAAATAACAGCATTTACCTCAAAGGTTAATCAATTACAAACCAATTTCCACCTGCTCTTATATCCATCCTTACTACCTGTAGCAGTCTTAATATCGCACGTGATGCTTTGTGGAAACAACTTTCATTATGCAggaaacaacaaaataaatgaaaaaatcaaGGACACAAAGCACTAAATAGCAATACAACACACCTCCCTTCCCCAGTCTGTTTTGTCCTCGTAACCACAACTGATGACATGAATAGCTTCTTTAAGAAGATTTTCTGGTGTTGCAGATTGTGGAACACCGCCATTCTCCATAAGGGTAGAGGCAACGAAAACAGCAGACTGACCAAACCTTTTCTCCAGGCTCATTTGTGACATGTATAGTGACTTTTCATCATCAAATCCAGCACCTGATCATAAAAAGCACGTAAAAGAaggttatagttatatataacaaaatcaaaTG
This window contains:
- the LOC121241053 gene encoding zinc finger CCCH domain-containing protein 30-like; the encoded protein is MCSGPEQSKSSSTPSGITVDTTSYTKDMNNLAAQTEDSLFSLLDLAANNDVEGFKRSAEMDASIDEAGLWYVRQKGSKQIVLEHRTPLMVAATYGSVDVIKFIISHSVADVNFSCGQDKTTALHCAASGGSVNAVNVVKMLLLMGADPNHTDSNGLRPIDVVVVPPMLQSMRVALEELLSNSASDGSVCERNLQVSSSSSRSDSPALSSSPENVLSSSPSGMVSSPMASKFYETPVSSALEKKEYPVDPSLPDIKNSIYATDEFRMFSFKVRPCSRAYSHDWTECPFVHPGENARRRDPRKYHYSCVPCPDFRKGACRRADMCEYAHGVFECWLHPAQYRTRLCKDGTSCNRRVCFFAHTAEELRPLYVSTGSAVPSPRTSASAHSVMDMAAAMSLLPGSPSSISAMSPSPFAQPMSPSANNGISHSVMAWPHPNVPALNLPGSNLQSSRLRSSLSARDIMPDDMNVMLDFDAPQHPLNDLTCFSQSWSNNVSANRPGRSKTLTPSNLEELFSAEISLSPRYSDAAASAVFSPTHKSAVLNQFQQQQGMLSPINTNVFSPKNVDHPFLQASFGIPSPGRMSPRNVEPISPMGSHLSAFAQREKQHQQLRSLSSRDLGSNNHASIVGSPADSWANWGSSPNGKLDLLVNRDEVGRLRRSSSFELANNGEEPDLSWVQSLVKESPTEMTEENFAVPVSRAAASGEGLNSNSQSESTDHSVLGAWLEQMQLDQLVV
- the LOC121240306 gene encoding uncharacterized protein LOC121240306, coding for MAIVEEPITFRLDRLDNMLRHLEEIRGCNVRSSPKSSCASIASSGTQTSDGHASSTDLSPKSLEKKSRPIEHVIIETEVKGTLIERIELVEDRVLKLCLQLEEEELEAERKLAEKNEKRAHMNKGLKQLARKLCMKGISANAKESYIIN